Proteins from a single region of Rubeoparvulum massiliense:
- the rlmD gene encoding 23S rRNA (uracil(1939)-C(5))-methyltransferase RlmD, whose amino-acid sequence MTPAGTGRGQGRKSNQSRPTSGPRKSRGPRDSKETRDKREPRESREPREQKQRHGQGSKRYSKRESIVGKYLPITIKSIGINGEGIGYYQKKIIFVPGALPQEEVMVMVIDENERFARGKLVSIKNPSSQRLTPPCEQYEACGGCQLQHLDYAGQLEAKRQIVIDSFQKYVPNLHVEVKPTMGMENPWGYRNKIQVQVGRGAKGELLTGLYEMGSHNLVEMSSCQVHHPKLNHILNVTKKLLADFKVPPYDERKDTGVIRTIVARYAFATNQAQLTLVTATDNLPRLKELVLELRFQLPELVTIAQNINPIKTSLVFGNDTRILWGQEQIEERLGELSYALSPRSFFQLNPQQTVHLYHEVKRQAQLTGTENVVDAYCGSGTIALWLAQDAAEVRGMDITPEAIEDAWANAERNGIKNVQFLTGKAEEVLPAWVEEGFIPDVLVVDPPRTGLDSSLIRTILKVQPQRMVYVSCNPSTLAKNVAELVAGGYEVAEVQPVDMFPMTSHVETIVALYKKD is encoded by the coding sequence ATGACTCCAGCAGGAACAGGTCGAGGACAGGGTAGAAAATCAAATCAATCAAGACCAACAAGTGGACCAAGAAAGTCAAGAGGCCCAAGAGATAGCAAAGAGACCAGGGATAAGAGAGAGCCAAGAGAATCAAGAGAACCAAGAGAACAGAAACAGCGGCATGGTCAAGGTTCGAAGCGGTATTCCAAACGGGAATCCATCGTCGGGAAATACCTTCCCATTACCATTAAAAGCATCGGGATCAATGGGGAGGGAATTGGTTACTACCAGAAGAAGATCATCTTCGTACCGGGTGCACTTCCCCAGGAAGAAGTGATGGTGATGGTTATCGATGAGAATGAGAGGTTTGCCCGGGGTAAGCTGGTCAGTATTAAAAACCCATCATCACAGCGCCTTACCCCTCCATGCGAACAGTATGAAGCATGCGGAGGCTGCCAGCTTCAGCATCTTGATTATGCAGGCCAATTGGAGGCAAAACGGCAGATCGTTATCGACTCCTTTCAAAAATATGTTCCAAATCTCCATGTCGAAGTGAAGCCTACCATGGGAATGGAGAATCCCTGGGGCTATCGTAATAAAATACAGGTTCAGGTAGGACGAGGTGCCAAGGGCGAGCTACTCACAGGTCTCTACGAAATGGGGAGCCATAACCTGGTGGAGATGTCATCTTGTCAGGTTCATCATCCGAAGCTGAACCACATCTTGAATGTGACGAAGAAGCTATTGGCAGATTTCAAGGTGCCTCCCTATGATGAACGGAAGGATACTGGTGTGATCCGAACCATTGTAGCCCGCTACGCCTTTGCCACGAATCAAGCGCAGCTAACATTGGTAACCGCCACCGACAATCTTCCACGACTCAAGGAATTGGTGTTAGAGCTGCGCTTCCAGCTCCCAGAGTTAGTCACCATTGCCCAAAATATCAATCCCATCAAGACTTCCCTCGTCTTCGGGAATGATACGCGTATTCTCTGGGGTCAAGAGCAGATAGAAGAGCGACTAGGCGAACTGAGCTATGCCCTCTCTCCACGTTCCTTTTTCCAGTTGAATCCACAGCAAACCGTGCACCTCTACCATGAGGTGAAGCGCCAAGCACAATTAACAGGAACGGAAAACGTCGTGGATGCCTACTGTGGCTCTGGCACCATTGCTCTCTGGCTAGCCCAAGATGCTGCTGAGGTACGAGGAATGGATATTACCCCAGAGGCCATTGAAGATGCCTGGGCCAATGCAGAGCGGAATGGGATCAAAAACGTACAGTTTCTAACAGGCAAAGCTGAAGAGGTCCTCCCTGCCTGGGTGGAAGAGGGCTTCATTCCCGATGTACTCGTCGTAGACCCTCCACGGACAGGACTCGATTCCAGTCTGATCCGCACGATCCTAAAAGTCCAACCGCAGCGCATGGTCTACGTCTCCTGTAATCCTTCTACCCTCGCAAAGAATGTGGCAGAGCTGGTAGCAGGCGGATATGAAGTGGCCGAGGTGCAGCCGGTGGATATGTTTCCGATGACGAGCCATGTTGAGACTATAGTAGCACTATACAAAAAAGACTAA
- a CDS encoding restriction endonuclease, whose translation MAIPKYHEFMKPVLELLKDNQVHKRVDMYKVLAMQYQLTEQELEEWLPSGKQLVYKNRIGWALTYLKKAKVIESPARASFRITELGHKVLTENPEVVDQNYLKKFEGFQEFINSTSDNTLLDDDISDIGSDESPQDLLDRAYKTISNTLADDLLTEVMNQSPDFFEKLVVDLLVSMGYGGSKIENSQVLGKSGDEGIDGVIKEDKLGFDKIYIQAKRWDTEKTVGRPELQKFVGALTGQGASKGAFITTASFTKEAKEYVSKQHACKIVLIDGKSLAALMVEHDLGVSVENTYLIKKIDTDYFNGE comes from the coding sequence GTGGCAATACCAAAATATCATGAATTTATGAAACCCGTATTGGAATTATTGAAAGATAATCAAGTTCATAAGCGTGTGGACATGTATAAGGTTTTAGCAATGCAGTATCAATTAACTGAGCAAGAACTTGAAGAGTGGCTGCCAAGTGGTAAACAATTGGTTTATAAAAACAGAATTGGCTGGGCGCTGACTTATCTAAAAAAAGCTAAAGTGATTGAATCACCTGCTAGAGCCAGTTTTAGAATTACTGAACTTGGACATAAAGTCTTGACTGAGAATCCAGAGGTTGTAGATCAAAATTATCTCAAGAAGTTTGAAGGTTTTCAAGAATTTATAAACAGTACTTCAGATAATACACTTCTTGACGATGATATTTCTGATATCGGTAGTGACGAGTCGCCACAAGACTTGCTAGACAGAGCCTATAAGACTATATCAAACACCCTGGCAGATGATTTGCTTACTGAAGTTATGAACCAATCACCGGACTTTTTTGAAAAGTTAGTGGTGGATTTGTTGGTTTCTATGGGTTATGGTGGCAGTAAGATTGAAAACAGCCAAGTTCTTGGAAAATCTGGCGATGAAGGTATTGACGGCGTCATTAAAGAAGATAAATTAGGTTTTGACAAGATTTATATACAAGCGAAGCGCTGGGATACTGAAAAAACAGTTGGAAGACCTGAACTTCAAAAGTTTGTTGGTGCACTAACCGGACAAGGTGCATCAAAAGGCGCTTTCATAACAACAGCAAGTTTTACCAAGGAAGCCAAAGAATATGTTAGTAAACAACATGCCTGTAAAATTGTTTTAATTGACGGTAAATCTTTGGCAGCCCTTATGGTTGAACACGATCTTGGTGTTTCAGTAGAAAACACCTATTTGATTAAAAAAATTGACACCGATTATTTTAACGGAGAATAA
- a CDS encoding DEAD/DEAH box helicase family protein: protein MCYNFDFLKKEEKYKDFTYACIEAEKSLVVSYASTAILARRALELAVKWVFSYDHELEAPYQDNLASLIHDYRFKGIIDTKLFPMIKYIQQIGNKAVHSAAPITREQAVLALHNLFEFISWIDYCYSDVYEEIAFDESLLGDNEKEKKTRDELKDLYDRLGAKDRKLEEIIKENEELRRTNAAKRIDNKKNREFKVDEISEFKTRKMYIDLEIELNGWIIGKDCLEEVEVEGMPNQAGLGYVDYVLFGDNGKPLAVIEAKKTSVNPRVGQIQAQRYADCLEKQYKVRPAIFYTNGFEYYLWDDASYPERLVSGIYTKEELEWLHFKRENKSSLKDPIINDDITNRHYQKMAITAVCDTLEKGNRKALLVMATGSGKTRTAISTVDVLIKRGWVKNILFLADRTALVKQAKKNFKALLPELSLCNLLDSKDNPESRMVFSTYPTMMNAIDDVKNKRSEKLFTSGHFDLIIIDESHRSIYKKYQDIFNYFDAILLGLTATPKNDLDKNTYTIFELENNVPTYAYELGEAIEDGYLVPYHTIETKMKFLEEGIHYDDLTDEEKEQFEETFDDDVKDISGEALNSFLFNDNTIDTVLQELMKKGLKVEGGDKLGKTIIFAKNKKHADFIVKRFNSLYPEYHGNFAKLVYTGINYVESTMDDFEVKTKLPQIAVSVDMLDTGIDIPEILNLVFFKKVRSKTKFWQMIGRGTRLCEDLYGVGLDKEGFRIFDYCGNFEFFRTNKNGKEAKMMKSLTENLFNIRIGIIKELQIMDYQTEEYIEHRNALIEGVLKEIKSIDESKFNARMKLQIIHKFNQESGFESLSDADVRDIEEHIAPLVPAIDDDELAKRFDYLMYTIEYADIKRVPASKPKNRVVSTAEKLTFKGTIEKVKQQEELIYKVQTNEYWEAADIFDHEEVREALRDLIKYLDSKSGEIYYTNFTDEIMETKESPGEYSVNDMQSYRKKVNKYLMDHQNDMVIYKLRNNKPLTEDDIKYFEKILWQELGTREDYEKEFGDEPLLKLVSKIVGLDPQAANEVFSEFLSDESLNINQMEFVKLVVNYMIKNGSLDKSVLNEHPFNKRGNVMHLFDGKLDVAKRIIGAIDQINGRLSV from the coding sequence ATGTGCTACAACTTTGATTTCCTGAAAAAAGAAGAAAAATATAAGGACTTTACATACGCCTGTATCGAAGCTGAAAAGAGCTTGGTGGTTTCCTATGCCAGTACAGCGATTCTTGCACGTAGAGCCTTGGAATTGGCTGTTAAGTGGGTCTTTTCTTATGACCATGAACTTGAAGCACCTTATCAGGATAATCTAGCATCTTTGATTCATGATTATCGGTTTAAAGGGATTATTGATACGAAACTCTTCCCAATGATTAAGTATATTCAACAAATCGGCAATAAAGCAGTCCATTCGGCTGCACCTATTACAAGAGAGCAGGCAGTGCTTGCCCTTCACAATCTATTTGAATTTATTTCGTGGATTGATTATTGTTATTCAGATGTTTATGAAGAGATTGCCTTCGATGAAAGCTTACTTGGAGATAATGAAAAAGAGAAAAAGACAAGAGATGAGCTAAAAGACCTTTATGACCGATTGGGTGCTAAAGACCGTAAACTTGAAGAGATTATCAAGGAAAATGAAGAACTAAGGCGTACTAATGCAGCCAAGCGTATTGATAATAAGAAAAACCGTGAGTTTAAAGTTGATGAGATTTCTGAATTCAAGACAAGGAAGATGTATATTGATTTAGAAATTGAGCTTAACGGCTGGATTATCGGCAAGGATTGTCTAGAGGAAGTTGAAGTGGAAGGTATGCCTAATCAAGCAGGTCTAGGTTATGTAGACTATGTCCTTTTTGGTGATAATGGCAAACCACTGGCAGTTATTGAAGCCAAGAAAACCAGTGTAAATCCACGTGTAGGTCAGATACAAGCGCAGCGTTATGCAGATTGCCTAGAAAAACAGTACAAGGTTAGACCGGCAATTTTCTACACGAACGGTTTTGAATATTATTTATGGGATGATGCCAGCTATCCAGAGCGCTTAGTATCAGGTATTTATACGAAAGAAGAACTGGAGTGGCTACACTTTAAACGAGAAAACAAATCATCTTTGAAAGACCCTATAATAAACGATGATATCACCAATCGTCACTATCAAAAGATGGCTATTACAGCGGTGTGTGATACCCTTGAAAAAGGCAATCGTAAGGCTCTACTTGTTATGGCAACAGGTTCAGGAAAGACAAGGACCGCCATATCAACAGTAGATGTATTGATTAAAAGAGGTTGGGTTAAAAATATTCTTTTCCTTGCTGACCGTACAGCATTAGTAAAACAGGCAAAGAAGAATTTTAAGGCACTGTTACCGGAACTGTCTCTTTGTAACCTATTAGACAGTAAGGACAACCCAGAAAGTAGGATGGTGTTTTCAACTTATCCAACAATGATGAATGCCATTGATGATGTAAAAAACAAACGAAGTGAAAAGCTTTTTACTAGTGGACACTTCGACCTGATTATTATTGATGAAAGTCACCGAAGTATTTATAAAAAATATCAGGATATTTTCAATTACTTTGATGCCATTTTATTAGGACTTACAGCAACACCTAAAAATGACCTTGATAAGAACACCTATACCATTTTTGAACTTGAAAATAATGTACCTACTTATGCATATGAGTTAGGTGAAGCTATTGAAGATGGCTATTTGGTGCCTTATCATACCATAGAAACTAAGATGAAATTCCTTGAAGAAGGCATTCATTATGATGACCTGACAGATGAAGAAAAAGAACAGTTTGAAGAAACCTTTGATGATGATGTAAAAGACATCAGTGGGGAAGCATTGAATTCATTCCTGTTTAATGACAACACCATTGATACAGTCCTTCAAGAACTGATGAAAAAAGGATTAAAAGTTGAAGGTGGCGACAAGCTGGGCAAAACCATTATCTTTGCCAAGAATAAAAAACATGCAGACTTTATCGTAAAACGCTTTAATAGCCTTTACCCTGAATACCATGGTAACTTTGCTAAACTTGTTTATACGGGTATCAATTATGTAGAAAGTACTATGGATGACTTTGAAGTAAAAACAAAGCTGCCGCAAATAGCTGTATCTGTGGATATGTTGGATACTGGTATTGATATTCCTGAGATACTAAATCTTGTTTTCTTCAAAAAGGTGCGTTCAAAAACTAAGTTTTGGCAGATGATTGGCCGTGGCACTAGATTATGTGAAGATTTATATGGTGTGGGATTGGATAAAGAAGGCTTTAGAATCTTTGACTACTGTGGTAACTTTGAGTTCTTTAGAACCAATAAAAACGGTAAAGAAGCCAAGATGATGAAGTCACTCACAGAAAATCTTTTCAATATCCGTATTGGCATCATAAAAGAGCTGCAAATCATGGATTATCAGACTGAAGAATACATTGAGCATAGAAATGCTCTGATTGAAGGTGTTTTGAAGGAAATAAAGAGCATTGATGAGAGTAAGTTCAATGCAAGAATGAAACTTCAAATCATTCATAAGTTCAATCAAGAAAGCGGATTTGAAAGTCTATCTGATGCTGATGTAAGAGATATTGAAGAACACATTGCGCCACTTGTACCAGCCATCGATGATGACGAATTAGCCAAGCGATTTGATTATTTAATGTATACCATCGAGTATGCTGATATTAAGCGCGTACCAGCTTCAAAGCCTAAGAATCGTGTTGTAAGTACAGCAGAAAAACTCACATTCAAAGGCACCATTGAGAAGGTCAAACAGCAAGAAGAACTGATCTATAAAGTTCAGACCAATGAATATTGGGAAGCAGCAGATATTTTTGACCATGAAGAAGTCCGTGAAGCGTTGAGGGACTTAATCAAATACCTAGATAGCAAGTCGGGCGAAATTTACTATACTAATTTTACTGATGAAATTATGGAAACAAAAGAAAGCCCTGGTGAATATTCAGTCAATGACATGCAGAGCTATCGTAAAAAGGTCAATAAGTACTTAATGGACCACCAGAATGACATGGTGATCTATAAACTTAGAAATAATAAACCTTTAACAGAAGATGATATTAAGTATTTTGAAAAGATACTTTGGCAGGAACTCGGTACAAGAGAAGACTATGAAAAAGAGTTTGGTGACGAGCCATTGCTCAAACTGGTGAGTAAAATTGTAGGCTTAGACCCACAAGCGGCCAATGAAGTGTTTTCAGAGTTTTTATCCGATGAAAGCCTTAATATCAATCAGATGGAGTTTGTGAAGCTAGTGGTCAATTATATGATTAAGAACGGTAGCTTAGACAAAAGCGTACTCAATGAACATCCATTTAACAAGCGTGGCAATGTTATGCATTTATTCGACGGTAAACTCGATGTGGCAAAGCGTATTATTGGGGCAATTGATCAGATTAATGGAAGATTGAGTGTTTAG
- a CDS encoding plasmid mobilization protein — MRTRDKQVNIRMTEKEYNQIKKKADRVKLNMSTYIIKSACDKRITVIEDFRNFHTQLTKIGNNLNQLTVLCHQGKITSPNLKETRKSLDDSYDAVMAVLKKYK, encoded by the coding sequence ATGAGAACAAGAGATAAGCAAGTGAATATTCGAATGACAGAAAAAGAATATAATCAGATTAAGAAAAAAGCAGATCGAGTGAAATTAAACATGAGTACCTATATTATTAAATCTGCTTGTGACAAAAGAATCACTGTTATTGAGGATTTTAGAAATTTCCATACCCAATTAACTAAGATTGGTAATAACTTGAATCAGCTGACTGTACTCTGTCACCAAGGAAAGATTACAAGTCCCAATCTTAAGGAAACTAGAAAGTCACTAGATGATAGTTATGATGCAGTAATGGCAGTACTTAAAAAATACAAATAA
- a CDS encoding type I restriction-modification system subunit M — protein MITGELRSKVDKIWEIFWTGGITNPLSVIEQFTYLLFIKGLDDKQKEEEKLAEFVGTDFNKIFNDDQQNLRWHKFKQMSASDMYETVSKKVFPFIKTMHGDKDSAFTKYMDDAIFMIPTPQMLEKIVTNIDGLPVKEGNTTDDTKGDLYEYLLSKVATAGTNGQFRTPRHIIKMMVDLMQPTPTDIIVDPAAGSAGFLVEAGEYLKRNNEDMFTIKELKDHYHNDMFFGNDMDRTMLRIGAMNMMLHGVDRPNIEYRDSLSESNKDREKYTLVLANPPFKGSLDYDSVSADLLKVTKTKKTELLFLALFLRILKKGGRCASIVPDGVLFGSSNAHKSIRKEIVENHQLQAIISMPSGVFKPYAGVSTAIMIFTKTDAGGTDKVWFYDMQADGLSLDDKRQPVDANDIPDIISRYHNLENEKDRKRTEKSFYVLKEEIVKYDYDLSINRYKEIEYDEVEYEAPKIIIQRIKELEQQILDGLNDIERMV, from the coding sequence ATGATTACAGGTGAGTTAAGAAGTAAGGTAGATAAAATATGGGAGATATTTTGGACCGGTGGGATTACCAATCCGCTGTCTGTTATTGAGCAGTTTACCTACCTTTTATTTATAAAAGGACTTGATGACAAGCAAAAGGAAGAAGAAAAGCTGGCGGAGTTTGTAGGTACAGACTTTAATAAAATATTTAATGATGATCAGCAAAACCTAAGATGGCATAAATTCAAGCAAATGAGTGCTTCTGACATGTATGAAACAGTTTCAAAAAAAGTGTTTCCATTTATCAAGACTATGCATGGTGATAAGGATTCAGCTTTTACCAAATACATGGATGATGCCATCTTTATGATTCCAACACCACAGATGTTAGAAAAGATTGTTACAAATATTGACGGACTACCTGTTAAAGAAGGCAATACAACAGATGATACCAAAGGGGATTTATACGAGTATTTGCTTTCTAAGGTAGCAACAGCAGGAACAAATGGACAGTTTAGAACACCTAGACACATCATCAAAATGATGGTGGATTTGATGCAGCCAACACCTACGGATATTATTGTTGACCCTGCAGCCGGTTCAGCAGGATTCCTTGTTGAAGCAGGGGAGTATCTAAAACGAAATAATGAGGATATGTTCACCATTAAAGAACTGAAGGACCATTATCACAATGACATGTTCTTCGGTAATGACATGGACAGAACTATGCTTCGTATCGGTGCTATGAACATGATGCTTCATGGTGTTGATAGACCAAATATTGAATATAGGGATTCATTATCAGAAAGCAATAAAGATAGAGAAAAATACACACTTGTCCTAGCAAATCCACCTTTTAAAGGATCGCTTGACTATGACAGTGTATCGGCAGACCTATTGAAAGTGACAAAAACTAAGAAGACAGAGCTTTTATTCTTAGCCCTTTTCTTAAGAATTCTTAAAAAAGGCGGCAGATGTGCATCTATCGTACCAGATGGCGTATTATTCGGTAGCTCTAATGCCCATAAATCCATTCGTAAAGAAATTGTTGAAAATCATCAGCTTCAAGCAATTATCTCCATGCCTAGTGGCGTGTTCAAGCCTTACGCTGGGGTTTCAACTGCTATTATGATTTTCACGAAGACTGATGCAGGCGGTACAGATAAAGTCTGGTTTTATGATATGCAGGCAGATGGCTTATCCCTTGATGATAAGCGTCAACCAGTGGATGCTAACGACATTCCTGATATTATCAGCCGTTACCATAACCTTGAAAATGAAAAGGATAGAAAGCGTACGGAGAAGTCATTCTATGTTCTTAAAGAGGAAATTGTAAAGTATGATTATGACTTATCTATCAATAGATATAAAGAAATTGAATATGACGAAGTGGAGTATGAAGCACCAAAGATTATTATTCAAAGAATCAAAGAGTTAGAACAGCAGATTCTTGATGGTCTTAATGACATTGAGAGGATGGTGTAA
- a CDS encoding helix-turn-helix domain-containing protein encodes MDFAQTVKEIRTKLNMSQEQLARELHVSFATVNRWENGKNSPNMLAKKSLYDFCKEKGLDEVLIKHLLDY; translated from the coding sequence ATGGATTTTGCCCAAACAGTAAAAGAGATTAGAACAAAACTGAATATGAGTCAGGAACAGCTGGCTAGAGAGCTTCATGTCAGCTTTGCCACGGTGAATCGGTGGGAAAATGGAAAGAACAGCCCCAATATGCTTGCAAAGAAATCACTTTATGATTTTTGCAAAGAAAAAGGATTGGATGAAGTATTGATTAAGCATTTACTGGATTATTAA
- a CDS encoding restriction endonuclease subunit S codes for MELKRLGDYVKIKTGKLDANASSENGEYPFFTCSVNNLWIDNFAYDCECVLIAGNGDLNVKYYEGKFNAYQRTYIVESNDKTVLDVRFLYYFMNKYIDILRNNSIGGVIKYIKLGALTDAQIPLPPLEIQKKIVEVLDKAQGLIDARKEQIRLMDELIQSVFYEMFGDPVTNSKGWETGTINDLTSKTQYGTSKKAHETDGEYPVLRMNNITYTGGWDFSSLKYVDLNEKELEKYLVNEGEMLFNRTNSKELVGKAAVYRENKPMAYAGYLVKLITNTRGNTEYISAYLNSKHGKATLLNMAKSIVGMANINAEELKKIRINLPPIDLQNDFAAIVSKIEKERKKLSESIRDYEDSYSSIMQKAFVGKLF; via the coding sequence ATGGAGCTAAAACGTCTAGGTGATTATGTAAAGATCAAAACAGGGAAATTAGATGCTAATGCTAGTAGCGAGAATGGAGAGTATCCATTCTTTACATGCTCAGTGAACAATCTTTGGATTGATAATTTTGCATATGATTGTGAATGTGTATTAATTGCTGGGAATGGCGATTTAAATGTTAAATATTATGAAGGAAAGTTTAATGCCTATCAGAGGACTTATATAGTTGAGTCAAATGATAAGACAGTACTTGATGTAAGATTTTTGTACTACTTCATGAATAAGTACATTGACATCCTTAGAAATAATTCGATTGGTGGAGTAATCAAGTATATTAAATTGGGTGCTCTTACAGATGCTCAAATTCCGTTACCACCCCTCGAAATCCAAAAGAAAATCGTTGAAGTATTGGACAAGGCTCAGGGGCTTATTGATGCACGAAAAGAGCAAATTAGGCTGATGGATGAGTTGATTCAGTCGGTGTTTTATGAAATGTTTGGTGATCCTGTGACAAATTCGAAGGGGTGGGAAACTGGGACTATTAATGATTTAACATCGAAAACACAATATGGCACAAGCAAAAAAGCACATGAAACTGACGGTGAGTATCCTGTGTTAAGAATGAATAATATTACTTATACTGGGGGATGGGATTTTTCAAGTTTAAAATATGTAGATTTAAATGAGAAAGAGTTAGAAAAATATTTGGTTAATGAAGGAGAAATGCTATTTAACAGGACTAATAGCAAAGAGCTTGTTGGTAAGGCAGCTGTATATAGAGAAAATAAACCAATGGCTTATGCAGGATACTTGGTCAAACTTATAACAAACACAAGAGGGAATACAGAGTATATTTCTGCATACTTGAATTCTAAACATGGCAAGGCTACTTTATTAAATATGGCAAAAAGTATTGTTGGGATGGCTAATATTAATGCTGAAGAGCTAAAGAAGATAAGAATAAATCTGCCACCAATAGATTTACAGAACGATTTCGCAGCTATTGTATCTAAAATAGAAAAAGAAAGAAAAAAACTTAGTGAATCAATCAGAGATTATGAAGATAGCTATTCTTCAATTATGCAAAAGGCATTCGTTGGAAAATTATTTTAA
- a CDS encoding AAA family ATPase — protein sequence MRLIKIKMLSDYKLFKQNQEFVFGDDSTLGIVGINGSGKSILLELISKIFVDASNQITQKNYSSDISYEAIYSLQKDHMIESVLVGIGGQWEATDYVLIKLENQSQHFKMIISNGRDEFEIKNINIYYVFFPRKIVVYSSGHNEGISDEIINYKLYSLAEKDSQKIKKNNYGEVINKGILDRYNELFYYFDDTISKLAILTSFMFESEYQGILSEFFEKALVTSFKIRLDKKDIYDEDIYFDEKASYLLNEIMSYANTVHVNENGFEYYEFHAPENRDREQMSLLAFFEGLQRLYDYNIYKIKKRTLNRIIYGNEKSKKSLVDWNIANHRVFELLEMTFKTENGSELELRNFSDGEYQVLQLISILSIFYGSNILFLLDEPETHFNPSWKSLFVSKVKSMLNPMSQVVFSSHNPEVITDLRKTSVVSMKRGVQSGLQIETFGANPNMISANLFDKRNTVAELAKQEINIFRNKINQTTSHQDLEELKHEIENVLGDSSERLMLIIEIQKRMM from the coding sequence ATGAGACTAATAAAAATAAAAATGCTGAGTGATTATAAGCTTTTCAAGCAGAATCAAGAATTTGTTTTTGGCGATGACTCCACCCTTGGAATAGTTGGCATAAATGGCAGTGGCAAATCAATTCTACTTGAACTGATATCCAAAATATTTGTTGATGCTAGTAACCAAATAACTCAGAAGAATTACTCAAGTGATATAAGCTATGAAGCTATTTATTCATTGCAGAAAGATCATATGATTGAAAGCGTTTTAGTAGGAATAGGTGGGCAATGGGAAGCTACTGATTATGTGTTAATTAAGTTAGAAAATCAATCACAGCATTTCAAAATGATAATTTCAAATGGGAGAGATGAATTTGAAATAAAAAACATTAACATATATTACGTATTCTTTCCCAGAAAGATTGTGGTTTACTCATCTGGTCATAATGAAGGAATTAGTGATGAAATCATTAACTATAAGCTTTACTCTTTGGCAGAAAAGGACAGTCAGAAGATTAAGAAGAATAATTACGGCGAGGTTATCAATAAGGGTATTCTTGATCGCTACAATGAATTGTTTTACTATTTTGATGATACGATAAGTAAATTGGCTATCCTTACTTCATTTATGTTTGAGTCTGAATATCAAGGAATTCTATCAGAATTTTTTGAAAAGGCATTAGTGACTTCCTTTAAGATAAGATTGGATAAGAAAGATATATATGATGAGGATATTTACTTCGATGAGAAGGCTTCATATCTATTAAATGAAATTATGAGCTATGCAAATACAGTTCATGTAAATGAAAACGGATTTGAGTATTATGAGTTTCATGCACCAGAGAATAGAGACCGGGAACAAATGTCCTTATTAGCCTTTTTTGAAGGACTGCAAAGGCTTTATGACTACAATATTTATAAAATTAAGAAAAGGACTCTAAACAGAATCATATACGGGAATGAAAAAAGCAAGAAATCTTTAGTCGATTGGAATATTGCAAATCATAGAGTGTTTGAACTACTTGAAATGACCTTCAAAACTGAAAACGGCTCTGAACTGGAATTGAGAAATTTTTCTGATGGAGAGTACCAAGTGCTACAACTGATTAGCATACTCAGTATCTTTTACGGAAGTAACATTTTATTTTTATTAGATGAGCCAGAGACACATTTTAATCCAAGTTGGAAGTCTTTGTTTGTCTCAAAAGTAAAATCAATGCTTAATCCAATGTCACAAGTTGTATTTTCATCACATAATCCGGAAGTAATAACAGATTTAAGAAAAACAAGTGTTGTTAGCATGAAGAGAGGCGTGCAAAGTGGATTGCAAATTGAGACTTTTGGAGCTAATCCAAATATGATAAGTGCAAATTTATTTGACAAGAGAAACACTGTGGCAGAATTGGCTAAACAGGAAATCAATATATTTAGGAACAAAATTAATCAAACTACTAGTCATCAAGACTTAGAGGAACTTAAGCATGAAATTGAAAATGTGCTAGGCGATTCATCAGAACGCTTGATGCTGATCATTGAGATTCAAAAGAGGATGATGTAA
- a CDS encoding SHOCT domain-containing protein: MENLMKFTIQLAMLSSLLDEKMISEKEFIKIKAELERKYKIKRGLCGTRLSTMIKLK, encoded by the coding sequence ATGGAGAACTTAATGAAGTTTACAATACAGTTAGCCATGCTTTCCAGCCTGCTTGATGAAAAGATGATTTCAGAAAAAGAATTCATCAAGATCAAAGCTGAGTTGGAAAGAAAATACAAAATAAAACGAGGTTTATGTGGCACGCGATTATCAACTATGATAAAATTAAAATGA